The following are from one region of the Deltaproteobacteria bacterium genome:
- a CDS encoding NYN domain-containing protein: MKAREPQEASPSTRRAVFFDVENSSRAEHVSRMLQHLELGELGRETQLVAVGNWRVVGLDTARLLSRHGARLVHSAPAFGVKDWSDLRIAVAAGIWLGDSRPGDVLEIITDDQAFDAVGDVAASRGVSFRRLSYRSLVEAKQTRHAVGAPRARPRGGRRRGRASAARAAASVAPSSGASARASELSDAHAAPPDELLAVVHELLAGSGGRAVSLDALSNALKSRGFRRPPGSPRLITRLRRIKDLAVSATGAIRLVEQGRGSEK; encoded by the coding sequence ATGAAGGCGCGAGAGCCTCAGGAAGCTTCACCCAGCACGCGGCGCGCCGTGTTCTTCGACGTCGAGAACTCGAGCCGCGCCGAGCACGTCTCCCGCATGCTTCAGCACCTCGAGCTGGGCGAGCTGGGTCGAGAGACGCAGCTCGTGGCGGTCGGCAACTGGCGCGTGGTCGGGCTCGACACGGCTCGCTTGCTCTCGCGACACGGCGCACGACTCGTCCACAGCGCCCCGGCGTTCGGGGTCAAGGACTGGAGCGACCTGCGCATCGCGGTCGCGGCGGGGATATGGCTCGGGGATTCGAGACCGGGGGACGTCCTGGAGATCATCACGGACGACCAGGCCTTCGATGCGGTCGGCGACGTCGCCGCAAGCCGCGGCGTCAGCTTCCGGCGCCTCTCGTACCGCTCGCTCGTCGAAGCGAAGCAGACCAGGCATGCAGTCGGCGCGCCGCGAGCTCGTCCGAGAGGCGGCCGTCGGCGAGGCCGCGCTTCCGCGGCGCGCGCGGCAGCGTCTGTGGCGCCGTCATCCGGCGCATCGGCGAGGGCAAGCGAACTCAGCGACGCGCACGCGGCGCCGCCCGACGAGCTCCTCGCCGTCGTCCACGAGCTGCTTGCGGGCTCCGGTGGCCGCGCCGTGAGCCTCGATGCCCTGTCGAATGCCCTCAAGTCGCGCGGCTTCCGCCGCCCGCCGGGCTCGCCGCGACTGATCACGCGGCTCAGGCGAATCAAGGACCTTGCGGTGAGCGCGACGGGAGCGATCCGCCTGGTGGAGCAAGGCCGGGGCAGCGAGAAGTGA